TCAACCAGTCATCACCGGATTTGGCCGCCGCGGCCGTGGTGTCGTAGCTGAAGTCGCGCCCTTCACCCCACGACCACGTGTACTTCAGCGTCGCGCCCGCGTCGTCACCGTCCTCGGGTTCGGCGGTCACCGTGACGTTCGATGCGTCCCCCATCCCGGCCAGCATCGCGGTGATCGCGGCCTCGGCGGCCGCCGGATCGTTGGTCTGGGCGGCCGCGGAAGCCGCGTCCTTGCGGCCGAGTGCCTCGGCGAACGCGGAGAACCGGTCGGCCGGATCCGGGGACGACGAGCATCCCACGATGGAGACGAACAGGCCGAACACCAGGAGCCACGTCAGAGCGGGACGTAAATGCATGACTCCAGCCTTACAGCAGTTCGCGCACCTTCTCCGCGAGCGCCACTCCGAGATCGCGATTGTTGGCCTCGGTGAAGTGGATGCCGTCGACGCCGTCGGTGCCGATCACCGATCCGGCATCGAAGAACGGTACCTTCATGAACGACGCGAGCGCGCTGTACGCCCCGGCGAGTTCACGGGTCTTCTCCTCTCCACCGGAGAAGATGAGCTGGAACCAGGGGTGCGGCATGGGTGCCAGTGGCGGCGGCGATACCACCAGCACCTGCGGAGCCGGGTACGTGGTGCCGACACCGCCCGCGCTGGTCAGCACCTGCGTCACCAGTACCGACATGCCCAGCGCGATGTCCAGCGGCTCGCGCCGGAAGTAGGCCTTGGTGTCGTTGGTGCCCAGCATGATGATCACGAGGTCCAGCGGAAGGTGGGTGGCCAGGCACGACGGCAGGTAGCTCGCGCCGTTGAGCCGAGGGTCGGTGGGATCGTCGATGTTGGTGGTGCGGGCGCTCAGTCCTTCTTCGATCACCTCGTAGTCGGCGCCGAGCTGCTCGGCCAGCACCCCGGTCCAGCGCACGTCAGCGGCGAACCGCTCGGTTGGCGCGCCGTCCTCGACAGGGACCCAGCCCCAGGTCAGGGAATCACCGAAACACAGAATTCGCTTGGCCATGGGCCAAGCACATCACATGCCGTCGCTCTCGGAAGGTTTCTCGGTGGACGCGTCGCCCGGAAGCGGAACGTTCGACACGCGTGTGGGCCCGCACGCCACGGGCCCACACGCACCGAAGACCGCGGCTAGGGGCAGGTGATCTCGAGTTCGAACGGCTTGGTCACCGCACCGGCCATGGGGTTGGCGATATCGGCGCCGGTGGCGTTGCCCTTGATGGTGTACTTGTTGCCGTCTTTGGTGGCCTCGGCGCTGCCTCCGGGCACACCGGGCGTGTAGCCGAGGCTCACGCCGTCGATGTTGCCGAGTGCGACCGCGCTGACGGTGGGCTGATCCCCTTCGGACAGGGTCGCAGTGACGGCGGTGGTGCCCTGGCCCACGGTCACCGACACGTTGCCGGCCACATTGGCGCACACGACGGTGCCCTCGACGGGGTGCTCGGCACCGTCCACGACCACTCGGGCGGTACCCGTTCCGGTGGTGGCCGTGGCGTCTCCCGCCGCCACCGAGGTGCCGGGTGCGGCCGTCGAGTCCACGGTTGCGTTTGCGGTGGGTGATGCCTCGCTTGCGTCCGCGCTCTTGTCGTCGGACGAACAGCCGGACAGGCCCGCGATGACAAGTGCGGCACTTCCGACAGCTACCAGGAACCCTCGCTTCACCAATCTTCTCCTCACGGTCGTGCGGCCGGTCAAGATCAACCAGCCGTCCTGCAAAGTATGGAGTTAGCTGGCGTTTGCGTTATGTGATTACGCGAATTGCCCGAACCGGTGGACGCGTCGCCGTAGATTCAAGGTCGTGCAGACCTTGCGTACGCCGGATGAGAGATTTGCCCACCTTCCCGAATTCGCTTACAGCCCAAGGTATTGCGATATTGACGACGGGGAGGGCGGTCAATTGCGCGTGGCGTGGGTCGAGGACGGGCCCGCGCACGCCGAACCCGTCCTTTTGTTGCATGGGGAACCATCTTGGTCGTTCTTGTACCGCCGGATGATCCCGATCCTCGTCGCCGCGGGCCACCGCGTCATCTGTCCCGACCTCGTCGGGTTCGGCCGCTCGGACAAGCCGACGCGCGTCGAGGACCACACCTACGCGCGGCACGTCGAATGGATGCGCGCACTGCTGTTCGACGCACTGGAACTGCGGAAGGTGACCCTCGTGGGCCAGGACTGGGGCGGGTTGATCGGCCTGAGGTTGGCCGCCGAGCATCAGGACCGCTTCGCCAACATCGTGGTCGCCAACACGGGCCTGCCGACCGGGGACATCCCGATGCCCGAGATCTGGTGGCAGTTCCGCGATGCGATGCACAAGGCGCCCAAGGTCGACGTCGGACGGTTCGTCGCGTCCGGGTGTCGTCGTCCGCTGAGCGACGACGTGCGGGCGGCCTACGACGCACCGTTTCCCGACGACTCTTACTGCGCCGGCCCGCGCGCCATGCCGGGCCTGGTGCCCACCGCACCCGACGATCCGGCCGCCGAGGCCAACCGCTCGGCCTGGAAGACGTTGCGCGCCAGCACCATCCCCATGCTGGTGGCGTTCAGCGACGGGGACCCGATCACCGGCGGCATGGCACCCATCTTCAAGAAGGAGATGCGCGGCGCGCATGGCATCGAACACCCCGTGATCTCTGGGGCAGGCCACTTCCTGCAGGAGGACGCCGGCGAAGATCTCGCCGCCGAGATCGTCCAATTCCTCAGGGACAGGTGACCGCGATGTCGAACGGAGTGTCCGCCGGAACCGACGGGTCGGCAGCATCGGCACCCATGCCGATGCCGGTGACGGTGTAGCTGTCGCCGTCGCGGGACGCGACGACCGGGGCACCGGACAGGCCGGCCATGTAGACCACCGACGGGCCCTCGGACCATACGTCGCCGATGTTCACCGACTCCACGTTCGGCGCCTCACCCTCGGTCAGCGTCACCGTGGTGCGCACGTCGGACTCGATGCCGATGGTGGTCAGACCGTGCTCGGTCTCGCATCCGATCGCGGTGACCGGGCCCAACTCGCTCCCGCCGAGGGCCACCTTGCCCTGACCCGCCTCGACCGGCGTGGCCACGGGACCCTCGGACTCCGTCGCCGACCGCTGACCCGAATCAGAGGAATCGTGCGACGAACACGCGGCGACTCCGGCCAGCACCACCGCGCACGCGGCGGCGGCGGCGAGTCCGTTCACGACCAGTTCCACGAGCAAGCAGTATGGTCGGGCCCGCCCCGTTTACGGAAATCGGACGGGCATCCGGTTGAATACCCGATGTGGATCAGCCGTACTTCACCGTGACGGCCGAGTTGGACGACGGCCGACTCGGCCGGGTCGGAACCATCCACACGCCGCACGGCGACATCAACACCCCGGCGTTCATCCCCGTCGGCACCGCCGCCACCGTCAAATCGGTGCTGCCGGAGACCATGGAACAGCTTGGCGCCCAAGCCGTTCTGGCCAACGCCTATCACCTCTACCTGCAGCCCGGCCCGGACATCGTGGCCGAGGCCGGCGGGCTGGGCGCGTTCATGAACTGGCGTGGCCCAACCTTCACCGACAGCGGGGGCTTCCAGGTGCTGTCCCTGGGCGTCGGGTTCAAGAAGGTCCTGGCGATGGACACCAACCGGGTGCAGGCCGACGACATCATCGCCGAGGGCAAGGAACGCCTGGCCCACGTCGACGACGACGGTGTGACGTTCCGCTCGCACCTCAACGGGTCGCTGCACCGCTTCACGCCCGAGGTGTCCATCGGTATCCAGTACCAACTGGGCGCCGACATCATCTTCGCGTTCGACGAGCTCACCACGCTCGTCAACACCCGTGCCTACCAGGAGCGCTCGGTTCAGCGCACCCACGAGTGGGCCGTGCGCTGCCTCGCCGAGCACCACCGGTTGCAGGAGCAGTCCCCGGAGCGGCCCCGCCAGGCGCTGTTCGGTGTGGTCCAGGGTGCCCAGTACGAGGACCTGCGCCGCCAGGCCGCCCGCGGGCTGGCCGGCATCGGTGAACAGGAGGGCCCCGCCGCGGGGCTGAGCTTCGACGGCTTCGGCATCGGCGGTGCGCTGGAGAAGCAGAACCTGGCGACCATCGTCGGCTGGGTGAGCAGCGAACTGCCCAGGGACAAACCCCGGCACATGTTGGGGATCAGCGAGCCCGACGACCTGTTCGCGGCGGTGGCCGCGGGCGCGGACACCTTCGACTGCGTGTCGCCGTCGCGCGTGGCGCGCAACGCCGCGATCTACACGGCGACCGGGCGGTACAACATCACCGGCGCGCGCTACAAACGCGATTTCACCCCGCTGGACCCCGAGTGTGACTGCTACACATGCGCCAACTACTCGCGCGCATACATCCGGCACCTGTTCAAGGCCAAGGAGATGCTTTCGGCGACGCTGTGCACGATCCACAACGAGCGGTTCGTGATCCGGCTGGTCGACCGGATCCGCGCGGCGATGCTCGCCGGGGAGTTCGACGAACTGCGCGCCGAGGTCCTGGGCCGCTATTACGGCACCGCGGTGCGCTGAAAGTGCGCTGAGCGGGGGGTCCGCAACTCGCATGCACAATGGGTGAATGCCGACCGCCGCGACAGCCGAAGAGGCGCAGGCCCTGTTGCTCCAGCTGCTCGACCCTGCCACCCGCGCCGACCCGTATCCGATCTACGACCGCATCCGCCGCGGCGGACCGCTGCTGTTGCCCGAGGCGAATCTCGCGGTGTTCTCCGGCTTCTCGGACTGCGATGACGTGCTGCGGCACCCGCTGTCGTGCAGCGACCGCACGAAATCGAACATCCTGCAGCGGCAGCTGGCCGCCGAGACGCAGCCGCGCCCGCAGGGCACAGCCAGCTTCCTGTTCCTCGACCCGCCTGACCACACGCGGCTGCGCGGCCTGGTCAGCAAGGCGTTCGCGCCGCGCGTCATCCAGCGACTGAAACCGGAGATCACCGCGCTGGTCGACGGACTGCTCGACGAGATCGATGGGGCCGGCGAATCCGGGTTCGACCTCATCGACACTCTCGCGTATCCGCTTCCCGTCGCGGTGATCTGCCGGCTGCTCGGCGTGCCGATCGAGGACGAGCCGAAGTTCAGCCGCGCCTCGGCGCTGCTGGCGGCGGCCCTCGACCCGTTCCTGACGCTCACCGGTGAGGCGTCGGACCTGTTCGACGAGCAGATGAAGGCCGGGATGTGGTTGCGCGACTACCTGAAAGCACTCATCGACGAGCGGCGCCGCACGCCGGGAGATGACCTGATGTCGGGACTGATCGCGGTCGAGGAGTCGGGTGATCAGCTCACCGAGGACGAGATCATCGCCACCTGCAACCTGCTGCTGATCGCGGGGCACGAGACGACGGTGAACCTGATCGCCAACGCGGCACTGGCCATGCTGCGCAGCCCCGGACAGTGGGCCGCGCTGGCCGCCGATGCGTCCCGCGTGTCCGCCGTGATCGAGGAGACCATGCGGTACGACCCGCCCGTGCAGTTGGTCTCCCGCGTGGCCGGCGACGACATGGCCATCGGGACGCACACCGTGCCCAAGGGCGACACCATGTTGCTGCTGCTGGCCGCGGCGCATCGCGATCCGGTGGTGGTGCGGGAGCCGGACCGGTTCGACCCGGACCGCGAGCACATCCGTCACCTCGGCTTCGGCAAGGGCCCGCATTTCTGCCTGGGCGCGCCCCTGGCCAGGCTGGAGGCCACCGTGGCGTTGCCGGCGGTGGCGGCGCGGTTCCCGCAGGCCCGTCTGGCGGGCGAACCGGAGTACAAGACGAATCTGACGCTGCGCGGCATGTCCACGTTATCCGTCGCGATATAGCGATCTGCCGACGGAATCCATTGTCAAGTCGTCGTTTGAGTGATGAAACCGTAGTTTGGCGCTCGGTGTTCGGGTACGGTCTTCGCCATGCGAATCCTGTTGGTGGGTGCCGGCGGCGTCGGCTCGGCCTTCTGTTCGATCGCCGCACGCCGTGACTTCTTCGACCAGATGGTGGTGTGCGATTACGACGTGAGCCGTGCGCGGCAGGCCGCCGAGGCGGTCGGTGACCCCCGGTTCATCGCGGCCCGGGTGGACGCGACATCGGCCGACGCGGTGGCCGAACTCGTGCGCAGGCACGAGATCACCCATGTCATGAACGCCGTGGATCCGCGATTCGTGATGCCGATCTTCAACGGCGCGCTGGCCGGCGGCGCCGACTACCTCGACATGGCGATGAGCCTGTCGCAGCGCCACCCGGACAAGCCGTACGAGCTCACCGGAGTCAAGCTCGGCGACGAGCAGTTCGAAGCCGCCGAGGACTGGGAGACCGCGGGGCGCCTCGCGCTCGTCGGCATCGGCGTGGAGCCCGGTCTCTCGGATGTGTTCGCGCGCTACGCCGCCGACCACTTGTTCTCCGAGATCGACGAACTCGGCACCCGCGACGGGTCGAACCTCGTGGTCGAGGGATACGACTTCGCGCCATCGTTCTCCATCTGGACCACGATCGAGGAATGCCTCAATCCGCCGGTGATCTGGGAGGCCGAGCACGGCTGGTTCGTGACCGAACCCTTCAGTGAGCCAGAGATTTTCGACTTTCCGGAGGGCATCGGCCCGGTCGAGTGTGTCAACGTCGAGCACGAAGAGGTGCTGTTGATGCCACGCTGGGTCGAGTGCAAGCGGGCGACGTTCAAGTACGGCCTGGGCAGCGAGTTCATCGACGTGCTCAAGACACTGCACAAGCTCGGTCTTGACCGCACCCAGAAGGTCCGCGTGCCGAGCACGAACGGCCCGGTCGAGGTGAGCCCGCGCGACGTGGTCGCCGCGTGTCTGCCCGACCCGGCGACGCTCGGACCGCAGATGCACGGCAAGACCTGCGCGGGCCTGTGGGTGACCGGCAAGGGCAAGGACGGCGCGCCGAGATCGACGTACCTGTACCACGTGGTGGACAACCAATGGTCCATGGCCGAGTACGGCCATCAGTGCGTGGTGTGGCAGACCGCGATCAACCCCGTTGTGGCGCTTGAGCTTCTGGCGTCGGGAACGTGGAGCGGCACCGGTGTGCTGGGGCCGGAGGCCTTCGACGCCGTGCCGTTTTTGGACCTGCTGAAGGATTACGGCTCGCCATGGGGCGTCAAGGAGTTGTGAGGCCTGGGTAGGATCGGGCGCCATGCCGACCGAGCTCACCGCCGAGCAGGCCGCCACCCGGCTGCGGACCGCCGACACACTGGGGCTTCCGTTGGGTCCCGGTCAACCGCCCGCGTTCCTGCAGGCTCTCGGTGCCAGGGCGGACTGGACCGATCTGCGGGTGTACGGCGCGTTGCTCGCGGTGCTCACCGAACTGTTCAACCGTCCCGGTGTGCACTATGTATCGGGCTTCTACGGGCCACTGGAACGTGCGCTGCGTGACGCCGGGGCCGACGTCGACTTCGCGCCTGCGGATTTCCGTCGCTTCGGCCCCCTGCTGCGACAGCAGTCACCGCGGGTGATGGCAACCGCGGCTTCCCCGCCGGACGCCGACGGCTGGTGCTCGCTGTCCCTGCACGCCGGCGGCACCGTGGGCGAATTACGCCGCGCCGGAGCCGATCCCGAGCGGCTGCTGGTGGTCGAGGTCTCCGAGGCCTTCCCACGGACGTACGGTCTGGGGGAGCGGCATCGCGGGCCGGGAGCGCAGCGGCCGGGGATTGAACTCGGTCACGGACTACACGTCGACGAGATCGACATCCTGATTCGCTCCGATGCGCAACCCCTGGCCCTGCCGGGAGGAGACGCGCCGCCCACCGATGTCGACCGGGCCATCGCGGCCAACGCGGTCGCCTACATGCCGTCGGGGACGACGCTGCAGACCGGGATCGGCTCCATCCCCAATCAGATCGCGACCCTGCTCGCCGAGGGCGACGGCGGTGAATACGGCCTGCACAGCGAGATGTTCACCGATGGTTGCATGAGACTGCACCGCGCGGGCAAGGTCACCAACACCCGCAAGGGACAGTACGACGGCGTCAGCGTCACGACGTTCGCGTTCGGATCGACCGAACTCTACGAGTGGCTCGACGACAACCGCGAGATCGCGTTCCTTCCCGTGGAAATCGTCAACTCGCCCGAGGTGATCGCAGCCAACGAGCAGATGGTCACCATCAACGGCGCCCTGGCGGTCGACATCCAGGGCCAGGTGGTCGCCGACACCATCGACGGCAGTCAGTTCAGCGGGATCGGCGGTGCCGAGGATTTCGTGGCAGGCGCCGGCCTGGAACTGTCGGACCGCTCGCTGATCTGCCTGCCTTCGACGTTCACCAAAGACGGCCACCTGCACTCGAGGATCGTGCCGTGGTTCGGCCCCGGCGCGGTGATCACCACGCCACGCCACCACACCGATGTCATCGTCACCGAGTACGGCGCCGCCGAGCTCGAGGGGCTGACGGTGCGCGAGCGGGGCCGGGCGCTGGCCGCCATCGCCCACCCGCTGTTCCGAGACGACCTGTTGGAGGCCGCCGAACACACGGTCAACGGTCGCTCCGCGCTGGGGTGAAGGCGTGTCGCCGCACCCACGGACCTGGCCGGAACGCGACGCGGCCGGTCGCCGGTGTCGAGCGAGTCCGCTCTAGAGGGTGTTGAGAATCCGCTGCAGGAACTGCTTGGTGCGGTCGTGCTGCGGATCGTCGATCACCGCCGCGGGCGGCCCCTGCTCCAGGATCACGCCGCCGTCGGTGAACAACACCTGATCGGAAACCTGCTTGGCGAACTGGATCTGGTGCGTCACGATCACCATCGTCCAGCCCTTGTCGGCGAGATCTTTGATCACCGCGAGCACCTCGCCGACCAGTTCGGGATCCAGCGCCGAGGTGGGCTCGTCGAACAACACGACCTTGGGCCGCATGGCCAATGCGCGCGCGATCCCGACGCGCTGCTGCTGGCCGCCCGAGAGTTGGTACGGGTATTGGTCGCGTTTGTCGGCAAGACCCACCTGCTCGAGAAGCTCGACGGCGTCGGCCTCGGCCTCCCCGCGCGGGCGTCCCTGCGCGACGACCGGCCCCTCGGTGATGTTCTGCAGCACGGTCTTGTGCGGAAACAGGTTGTGGGACTGGAAGACGAAACCGCTTTGGGCGCGGTAGCGGCGCAACTCGTCACGGCTCAACCGTTGGGAGAAGTCCAGCCGGACACCGTCCTCCCCGCCCACCTGGATGATCCCGGAGTCCGGGACGTCGAGCGCGTTGAGAGCCCGCAGCAACGTGGTCTTCCCCGAACCCGACGGCCCGAGGATGGTGGTCGCACTGCCGCGCGCAACCCTGAACGACACACCTTTGAGAACCTTGTTGTCGCCGAAGGCTTTCTCGACGTTCTCGGCGACGATCCGGTATTCGGGTTCTGTGGTCATCGCGCCACGTACCTTTCCAGTCGGCGTTCAATGCGGCTCTGGCCGAACGACAGCACCAAGCAGATCACCCAGTAGTACACGGCGGCGGTGCCGTAGAGGGCGAAGAACTCGAACGTCGGTGCCGCGACGATCTGTGCCTGCCGCAACAGTTCGGTGACCAGGATGGTCGACGCCAGCGATGTGTCCTTGACCAGCGAGATGAGTGTGTTCGACAGCGGCGGCACGGCCACGCGGGCGGCCTGCGGAAGAATGATCCGCTGCAGGGACTTCACATAGCTGAGGCCGATGGTCTCGGCCGCCTCCCACTGTCCCTTGGGGATGCTCAGGATCGCCGAGCGGATGATCTCGGCCGCGTAGCCGCCGACGTTGAGGCTGAACGCGATCACGGCCGCGGGGAACGGGTCGATGCGCACCCCGAACTCGGGTAGCGCGAAGAACACGATGAACAACTGGACCAGCAGCGGGGTGCCCCGGATGATCGAGATGTACAACCGGGCGACGTTGCTGAGCGCGATGTTCGACGACAGCCGCGCAAGCGCGACGCCCAGCGCGATCACCAGACCGATCGCGAAGCTGATGATCGTCAGGGGAATCGTCATGGTGATCGCGGCCTTGGCCAGTGGCCACAGGTTGTCGGCGATCAACTCCCACGTCGATCTCGGCGCGGGCGGCGCCGCGCCTGCATCACCGGCCGCGGCACCGGTCGCATCGGCCTTCAGGTACTTCTGCGAGATCTGGGTCAGGGTGCCGTCAGCCCTGAGTTCGTCCAGCGCACGGTTCAATTCGGGTAGGTAGCCGCTGTTCTTGCGGGCCGCGAAACCCTGCTCGCTCTTCTCACCGACCGTGCCCGCGATCTTGACCGACGTGTCGCCGGTCTCGGCCAGGTAGGCATACACCGCGATGCTGTCGTTGACCACGACGTCGACGCGGCCCTGGTTGAGCAGGGTGATCGCCTGGGTGAACCCCTCGACCGCCTCGACCCGCGCGCCCGCCTGCCGCGCGATCTCCGACCAGTTGCTGGTGGCGTTCTCCGCGGCGACCTTGCCCTTGAGGTCGTCCAGGGAGGTGATCGAGTTGTCGTCGGCGCGCGTGACGATGACACCCTCGCCGACGGAATACGGCTCGGAGAGGTCGTATTTCGCCTTGCGTTCGTCGGTGATGGTGACCTCGTTGGCCACGATGTCGAACCGGTTGGCTTCCAGCGCAGCGAATATCGAATCCCACGGGGTCTCGACGAACTCGATGTGCACGCCGATCCGGTCGGCGACCGCGCGGGCCACATCGACGTCGTAACCGGTGAGCTGGCCGGTCACCGGATCGTGATAACTGAACGGGGCGTACACACCTTCGGTGCCCACGCGCAGCACACCGGCTGCCTTTATCGGCTCATCGCTGTCGTTCGCCGCAGCCCCACAGCCCGCGAGCAGCATGGCGGCGAGAAGCAGGAGCCCCAGCAGAAAAATTCGTAGGGAGCGCACCGCCGGAAGCTAGCAGGCCGACCGGATGTTCTGAAGTGTTCTGCTCAGACCGGCCGATATATCCACGGATGACGAGGCAGGTGATCGGGGTCGAACTGTGCCAGCAGTTCGTCCATCGTGGTGGCCGGCCAGCCGAGGGATTCGGTGATCTGTGCGAACGCGCGCCCGACACCGATCTCGGCCAGTGTCACCGCGCCGTCACGCTTGGCCAGGCGCGCGCCGTCCTCGTTGAGCACCAGCGGGACATGGGCATACGTCGGTTGCGGGTAGCCCAGCAACCGGGCCAGATAGGCCTGCCGCGGCGACGACGGCAGCAGATCGTCGCCGCGCACCACCTGATCGACACCGGTCGCCGCGTCGTCGACGACCACCGCGAGGTTGTAGGCGGGCACCCCGTCGCCGCGGCGGACCACGAAGTCGTCGACGATGCCGGTGTAGGGGCCGTGCAGCAGGTCGGTGACGGTGTTCACGAACGTGTCGGTGCGCAACCGCAGTGCGGGTGGGCGGCCGGTCTCGCGGCGCCGCTCGGCACGCTCGGCCTCGGTCAACTCACGGCACGTGCCAGGATAGGCGCCCTGCGGCGCATGCGGTGCGCGTGGCGCCTGCGCGATATCCTTTCGGCTGCAATAGCATTCGTACAGCAAGCCCTCGGCTTCGAGATGCTCGATCACCGCGTCGTAACGGTCCTCGTGCGCGGTCTGCCATTCGACGGGGCCATCCCAGGTCACGCCGATCGCGGCGAGGTCGGCAACCTGGCGTTCCCCGATCTCCGGGAATGTGCGGTCGTCGAGATCCTCGACCCGCACGAGAAAGCGCCGACCGGTGGACCGTGCGAACAGCCAGGCCAGCACGGCGGTGCGCAGGTTCCCGATGTGCAGATCGGCGGAGGGACTCGGCGCGAAGCGTCCTGCGGCGTTGCTCACGCCCGCAATCTAGCTAATCTCGGTCCCACGGCGCCGTCTCGCCCATCTTCTCGTAGTACTTGGCCAGGTGGCTCTTGACGCGGTCGATGTCGTCATCGGGCAGGTCGATGCCACCCCGCGCACCGTCCATGATGGCGCCGGCGGCCATCACGCCGCGCGGCACCACCTTGAGCGTGTCGCCCACCACATCGGCGATGAGCAGCTTGTAGGCCGTGAAGTTGTCCTTCTTGTCCTTGTCGTACCAGACGTGCGCGTCGCGGTACTTCTCGTTGGGCTCGTCGGTGGCATCGGCCCACTTCCGCACCCGTTTCTCGGCGGCACTGCCGTCCCATTCGCGGTCACGGTCGGCGAGCGGAAGGTCCTGGAAAGCGGTCACAGACATGTTTGTCGCGTGCCCCGCCGGTGGCATGCGTAAACCGGGGTTACCTTCGATGGGGTGACGAAGCGGCAGCTACCCGGCGGCACCGTGCGGGTCGAGGAAGACGGTGGCCTGATGCGCGCACGCGGCCTTCGGTACGGCACGGCGGCACGGTTCACCCGCGCGCAACCGACGGCGCCATGGGATGGAGTGCTGGACGCGACCCGCGCAGGCGCGGCGTGCCCGCAGCGCCCGTCGCGCATGAACTGGATGACCGGACCGTTGCTGGACGGCCTGACGATGGACGAGGACTGCCTGGTCCTGAGCGTCACCGCCCCGGCGGATGCGCGTGGTCTGCCGGTGATGGTCTGGTTGCACGGCGGCGCGTACGTGTCCGGCAGCGGGGAGTCACCCAAGTACGACCCGGCGCCGCTGGCACGCGACGGCGACGTGGTGGTGGTCAACGTCAGTTACCGGCTCGGCACCTTCGGTTATCTCGCCCCGCCCGGCGCCCCGGACGGGGTCAACCTGGGCCTCACCGACCAGATCCTGGCGCTGAAGTGGGTCAGGGACAACATCAGCGCGTTCGGGGGAGACCCGGCCAACGTGACCGTGTTCGGGCAGTCGGCCGGAGGCGATTCGGTGGTCAAGCTGATGCTCACCGAGGAGGCCTGCGGCCTGTTTCACCGGGCGATCGCGCAGAGCGCCCCGCTCGGTCTGGGTGACGAGCGCGCGGACCTGGCGGTGGCCATGCGCTCGGCGCTCGCGGACGCCCTGGCCGGGGTCGATCCGCTGCGGGCCACCACACAACAACTCCTCGACGCGCAGGCCGCCGCGGCATCCTGGGCCCAGCCGGTCGGAATGCTCGGGACGTTGATGCCTTTCGCGCCGCTGCTCGGCCACGACCCGTTGCCGTCATCTGCCGACCTCCCTGGGCATTTCGCCGACGCGGCGTCGCGTATCGAACTGTTGGTGGGCCACACGCGCGACGACGCCGCGCCATTCGTGGCGATGCACCCGGAGTTCGCCGAGACGCCCGATCTGACCGAGCTCGTATTCGGCGCCCCGGCAGACGAACTGGCTGGGCAGTGGAACGATCTCGGCGGCCAAGCCGCCACTTACCGGTTCGACTGGGCACCCGACGACGCCCCGCTCGGTGCCTGCCACTGCCTGGAGTTGCCGTTCCTGTTCGGTTCGGCGCAGGCGTGGGCCGATGCGGCGATGCTGGGCCCCAACCGTCGTATCGACGACGCGTTGGCCGTCGAGATCCGAACCTGCTGGGCGGGGTTCGCGCATCACGGTATCGATGCGCTGCCCGCGCGGTCACTGCGGTTCGGCTAAGCCGGGCACGATGTCGCCGAGGTCGAAGACCGTGGGGGAGTCGAGTTGCGCGAACGTGCACGAGCGCGCGTCGCGGTCCGGGCGCCAGCGGTTGAACTGGGCGGTGTGGCGGAACCGGCGGCCCTCCATGTGGTCGTAGCGCACCTCGACAACCCGTTCCGGGCGCAGCGGGACGAACGACAGGTCCTTGCCCGCGTTCCAGCGTGACCCGCCGCCGTAGCGCCGTGCCAGGTCCGGGTCGGCGGCGGCCTGCGCGGCCCAGTTCCACGGATGGGTGTCGAAATCGGTGACCAGTGGCTGCAGTTCGGTGAACAGCGTCCGGCGCGTCGCCATCGGGAACGCGCCGATGACGCCGACCGACGCGAGACTCCCGTCGTCGTACAGCCCGA
This genomic window from Mycolicibacterium goodii contains:
- a CDS encoding saccharopine dehydrogenase family protein — its product is MRILLVGAGGVGSAFCSIAARRDFFDQMVVCDYDVSRARQAAEAVGDPRFIAARVDATSADAVAELVRRHEITHVMNAVDPRFVMPIFNGALAGGADYLDMAMSLSQRHPDKPYELTGVKLGDEQFEAAEDWETAGRLALVGIGVEPGLSDVFARYAADHLFSEIDELGTRDGSNLVVEGYDFAPSFSIWTTIEECLNPPVIWEAEHGWFVTEPFSEPEIFDFPEGIGPVECVNVEHEEVLLMPRWVECKRATFKYGLGSEFIDVLKTLHKLGLDRTQKVRVPSTNGPVEVSPRDVVAACLPDPATLGPQMHGKTCAGLWVTGKGKDGAPRSTYLYHVVDNQWSMAEYGHQCVVWQTAINPVVALELLASGTWSGTGVLGPEAFDAVPFLDLLKDYGSPWGVKEL
- a CDS encoding acetyl-CoA hydrolase/transferase family protein, which translates into the protein MPTELTAEQAATRLRTADTLGLPLGPGQPPAFLQALGARADWTDLRVYGALLAVLTELFNRPGVHYVSGFYGPLERALRDAGADVDFAPADFRRFGPLLRQQSPRVMATAASPPDADGWCSLSLHAGGTVGELRRAGADPERLLVVEVSEAFPRTYGLGERHRGPGAQRPGIELGHGLHVDEIDILIRSDAQPLALPGGDAPPTDVDRAIAANAVAYMPSGTTLQTGIGSIPNQIATLLAEGDGGEYGLHSEMFTDGCMRLHRAGKVTNTRKGQYDGVSVTTFAFGSTELYEWLDDNREIAFLPVEIVNSPEVIAANEQMVTINGALAVDIQGQVVADTIDGSQFSGIGGAEDFVAGAGLELSDRSLICLPSTFTKDGHLHSRIVPWFGPGAVITTPRHHTDVIVTEYGAAELEGLTVRERGRALAAIAHPLFRDDLLEAAEHTVNGRSALG
- a CDS encoding amino acid ABC transporter ATP-binding protein — encoded protein: MTTEPEYRIVAENVEKAFGDNKVLKGVSFRVARGSATTILGPSGSGKTTLLRALNALDVPDSGIIQVGGEDGVRLDFSQRLSRDELRRYRAQSGFVFQSHNLFPHKTVLQNITEGPVVAQGRPRGEAEADAVELLEQVGLADKRDQYPYQLSGGQQQRVGIARALAMRPKVVLFDEPTSALDPELVGEVLAVIKDLADKGWTMVIVTHQIQFAKQVSDQVLFTDGGVILEQGPPAAVIDDPQHDRTKQFLQRILNTL
- a CDS encoding ABC transporter permease subunit (The N-terminal region of this protein, as described by TIGR01726, is a three transmembrane segment that identifies a subfamily of ABC transporter permease subunits, which specificities that include histidine, arginine, glutamine, glutamate, L-cystine (sic), the opines (in Agrobacterium) octopine and nopaline, etc.), producing the protein MLLAGCGAAANDSDEPIKAAGVLRVGTEGVYAPFSYHDPVTGQLTGYDVDVARAVADRIGVHIEFVETPWDSIFAALEANRFDIVANEVTITDERKAKYDLSEPYSVGEGVIVTRADDNSITSLDDLKGKVAAENATSNWSEIARQAGARVEAVEGFTQAITLLNQGRVDVVVNDSIAVYAYLAETGDTSVKIAGTVGEKSEQGFAARKNSGYLPELNRALDELRADGTLTQISQKYLKADATGAAAGDAGAAPPAPRSTWELIADNLWPLAKAAITMTIPLTIISFAIGLVIALGVALARLSSNIALSNVARLYISIIRGTPLLVQLFIVFFALPEFGVRIDPFPAAVIAFSLNVGGYAAEIIRSAILSIPKGQWEAAETIGLSYVKSLQRIILPQAARVAVPPLSNTLISLVKDTSLASTILVTELLRQAQIVAAPTFEFFALYGTAAVYYWVICLVLSFGQSRIERRLERYVAR